The Fulvivirga ligni genome window below encodes:
- a CDS encoding glutamate synthase subunit beta, with translation MGQKDGFLQYNRELPSSRDPQKRISDYREIYEEFPESKTKQQAARCMDCGIPFCHSGCPLGNIIPEFNDAVYREQWEEAVQILTSTNNFPEFTGRICPAPCEASCVLGINKPPVAIEHIEKSIAEKAYELGYIKPQPPKERTGKKVAVIGSGPAGLATAAQLNKAGHLVTVFERADRVGGLLRYGIPDFKLEKWVVQRRVDIMEQEGIIFKTNSNIGTDIPVSELNDNFDAVVVCAGSTQPRDLPIPGRDLQGVYFAMDFLTQQNKEVAGDTVADKITAKDKNVLVIGGGDTGSDCIGTSNRHGAQSVTQIELLTKPLTHRTEKDPWPLWPMTLRTSSSHEEGADREWAILTKEFIGTDGKLEKVKLVDIEWTTAEDGRPSFKEIENTERTIPCDLALLAIGFVAPENKLLKELDIETDPRGNALTRGYQTSKEHIFAAGDARRGQSLVVWAISEGREAAIAVDRYLMGASQLEAKDDSFLNIAVEK, from the coding sequence ATGGGACAAAAAGACGGATTTTTACAATACAACAGAGAGCTGCCATCTTCCAGAGATCCACAAAAAAGGATTAGCGACTATCGTGAAATCTATGAGGAATTCCCTGAAAGCAAAACGAAGCAGCAAGCAGCACGTTGCATGGATTGTGGCATCCCTTTTTGCCATAGTGGCTGCCCATTAGGAAATATTATTCCTGAATTTAATGATGCCGTATATAGAGAACAGTGGGAAGAGGCTGTACAAATATTAACCTCTACCAATAACTTCCCGGAGTTCACAGGTCGTATATGTCCTGCTCCTTGTGAAGCCAGCTGTGTACTCGGTATAAATAAACCACCTGTAGCTATTGAGCATATAGAAAAATCTATTGCAGAAAAAGCCTACGAGCTTGGCTACATCAAACCCCAGCCGCCTAAAGAGAGAACAGGCAAAAAAGTAGCTGTAATTGGTTCTGGGCCCGCAGGTTTAGCTACGGCAGCTCAATTAAATAAAGCAGGCCATCTGGTAACTGTTTTTGAAAGAGCTGATCGTGTTGGTGGACTTTTAAGATATGGAATTCCTGATTTCAAGCTTGAAAAATGGGTGGTTCAGAGAAGAGTTGACATCATGGAGCAAGAGGGTATTATTTTCAAAACCAATAGTAATATTGGCACTGACATACCAGTTTCAGAGCTCAATGATAACTTCGATGCGGTAGTAGTATGCGCAGGATCTACACAACCAAGAGATTTACCTATCCCTGGTCGTGATCTTCAAGGCGTATATTTTGCCATGGATTTCCTAACCCAGCAAAATAAAGAAGTAGCTGGTGACACTGTAGCTGATAAAATCACTGCTAAAGATAAAAACGTTCTGGTTATTGGTGGTGGAGATACAGGTTCTGACTGTATTGGTACTTCCAACAGACATGGAGCACAGTCTGTAACTCAGATAGAATTACTCACTAAGCCCTTGACTCACAGAACTGAGAAAGACCCCTGGCCTTTATGGCCTATGACTCTCAGAACCTCATCTTCTCATGAAGAGGGTGCTGATAGAGAATGGGCTATTCTTACCAAAGAATTTATTGGTACAGACGGAAAACTTGAAAAAGTAAAGCTGGTAGACATTGAATGGACCACAGCGGAAGATGGAAGACCTTCTTTCAAAGAAATTGAAAATACTGAAAGGACTATTCCATGTGATTTGGCTCTTTTAGCCATTGGTTTCGTGGCTCCTGAAAACAAGCTTTTAAAAGAACTTGATATTGAAACTGACCCTCGAGGTAATGCTTTAACCAGAGGCTACCAAACCAGCAAAGAACATATATTTGCCGCTGGTGACGCCAGAAGAGGTCAGTCTTTGGTAGTGTGGGCTATTTCAGAAGGAAGAGAGGCCGCTATAGCTGTAGATCGCTATTTGATGGGTGCTAGCCAGCTAGAGGCGAAGGATGATTCCTTCTTAAATATCGCGGTGGAAAAATAA
- a CDS encoding GreA/GreB family elongation factor, whose protein sequence is MEQQIGLKRKLYEYCVNFVDQRIKNAKEAMESAQEAANDETKSSAGDKYETGREMMQQEMENNAVQLAEARKLKEILTGITPGKIYTNIQSGSLVTTNNGIFYISIGAGKINIDGKDYFAIAPTSPLGTQLLDKAIGDSFELNTRKFTIQEIH, encoded by the coding sequence ATGGAACAGCAAATAGGCCTTAAGCGGAAGCTATACGAGTATTGTGTAAATTTCGTAGACCAACGCATTAAAAATGCGAAGGAAGCCATGGAATCAGCTCAAGAAGCCGCCAATGATGAAACGAAAAGCTCTGCAGGTGATAAATATGAAACAGGCAGAGAGATGATGCAGCAGGAAATGGAAAATAACGCCGTTCAGCTAGCAGAAGCCAGAAAGTTAAAAGAGATATTAACTGGTATTACACCAGGAAAAATCTATACTAACATTCAATCTGGAAGCTTAGTAACTACCAACAATGGTATCTTTTACATTAGTATAGGTGCAGGAAAAATAAATATCGATGGGAAAGATTATTTCGCCATTGCTCCTACATCTCCACTAGGGACTCAGCTCTTAGACAAAGCTATTGGAGATAGCTTTGAGCTAAATACCCGAAAGTTTACCATTCAAGAAATACATTAA
- a CDS encoding RICIN domain-containing protein: MKFSLKFLLSTLVLFFVTFSWAWSQGEVTRSGNTWSARINGNTVYTGSRMFDAVNAACSNAGSGATINVRNSGDSGNDGGNVYAIRPLANQTIDFHGHTVNCNSNGDLAVVIHADRRNGITVRNLVVTGNPRYGLWFRGCSNVTLTNITMNLSNNSPVGLGIRVDASTAAAGNLTINGDININGSAGHAIETYGLNGVSIGDVTVTNTGGCGVLLNQSQNCTVGVVTGNYNCYGGGYATFRVANDNGSTTCAGVYSRNSGRGFFSVSGSHDCTINWVDIANTTSHGIFLEDATNTHVLSGTVVNGNPDVQQVRTSNCTVNVNGSGGGGDDGPSCGACSSGIVNGGTYRITPRHDQGKALELYNFSTDNGTNVNQWTYWGGSYQHWRATDRGNGYWSFHPVNNLDKSLDIWNMSTGNGANVSLYDYWGGNGQLYYFSNAGSGGWVRIKSRLSDKCLDISGASTTDGANLNQWDCLSGQTNQMFRFEPVSASALRIDLEKGGEDEILFSVYPNPVNEMLHIDWPDLEGDAEIQLFNNAGKVLLKKSLKSDRNQLDVSQLEEGIYIISISHNGQELRSEKVLIER, translated from the coding sequence ATGAAATTTTCACTGAAATTTCTGCTGTCTACTCTTGTGCTTTTTTTTGTCACCTTTTCCTGGGCGTGGTCTCAAGGAGAGGTAACTCGTTCGGGTAACACCTGGTCTGCCCGAATAAATGGAAATACTGTCTACACAGGTTCTCGTATGTTTGATGCAGTAAATGCAGCCTGTAGTAATGCCGGCTCTGGTGCTACTATTAATGTCAGAAACTCAGGAGACTCTGGTAATGATGGTGGAAATGTTTATGCCATTAGACCTTTGGCCAATCAAACTATCGATTTTCATGGTCATACCGTTAATTGTAATAGTAATGGAGACTTAGCCGTAGTCATTCATGCTGATCGAAGAAATGGAATAACGGTTAGAAATCTTGTGGTCACGGGCAATCCACGCTACGGACTTTGGTTCAGAGGCTGCTCTAATGTTACACTTACAAACATCACTATGAACCTGAGTAATAACAGCCCTGTGGGCTTGGGTATTAGAGTTGATGCATCCACTGCGGCGGCAGGCAATCTCACCATTAATGGAGATATTAACATTAATGGCAGTGCGGGACATGCTATAGAAACTTATGGTTTAAACGGTGTAAGCATAGGTGATGTGACCGTTACTAATACTGGAGGTTGCGGAGTTCTTCTTAATCAATCTCAAAACTGTACCGTAGGAGTAGTTACAGGAAACTACAATTGCTATGGTGGTGGTTATGCTACTTTTAGAGTGGCCAATGATAATGGATCCACAACCTGTGCTGGGGTTTATTCCCGCAATTCTGGCCGTGGCTTTTTCAGTGTTTCAGGGAGCCATGATTGCACTATTAATTGGGTGGATATAGCTAATACCACCAGCCATGGCATTTTTCTGGAAGATGCTACAAATACGCACGTACTGAGCGGCACGGTAGTAAATGGAAATCCGGATGTGCAGCAAGTAAGAACTTCTAATTGTACCGTAAATGTTAACGGATCAGGTGGTGGTGGAGATGATGGACCATCGTGCGGCGCTTGTTCCAGTGGCATTGTGAATGGTGGAACCTACAGAATTACACCTAGGCATGATCAGGGTAAGGCCCTGGAGTTATATAACTTCTCTACTGATAACGGCACTAATGTAAATCAATGGACTTACTGGGGAGGTAGCTATCAGCATTGGAGAGCTACGGATCGCGGTAATGGTTACTGGAGCTTTCATCCTGTTAATAACCTCGATAAATCGCTGGATATCTGGAATATGTCTACAGGAAATGGAGCTAATGTGAGTCTATATGATTATTGGGGAGGCAATGGCCAACTCTATTATTTTTCTAATGCTGGCAGCGGAGGCTGGGTTAGAATTAAATCCCGACTAAGCGACAAATGTCTTGACATCTCGGGTGCGTCCACCACAGATGGAGCTAACCTTAACCAATGGGATTGCCTCAGTGGTCAGACCAATCAAATGTTTCGGTTTGAGCCAGTATCAGCTTCGGCATTAAGAATAGATTTAGAAAAGGGCGGCGAGGATGAGATTCTATTCAGTGTTTACCCAAACCCGGTCAATGAAATGCTGCACATTGATTGGCCAGATTTAGAAGGAGATGCTGAAATACAGCTTTTCAATAATGCAGGAAAGGTTTTGCTAAAAAAGTCGCTTAAATCTGATAGGAATCAACTCGATGTCAGTCAGTTAGAGGAGGGCATTTATATAATTTCAATCTCACACAATGGACAGGAGCTGAGATCTGAAAAGGTGCTTATAGAACGCTAG
- a CDS encoding 5-formyltetrahydrofolate cyclo-ligase, translated as MIDKNTLRKVYLQKRLALSSTEFEKRNKLLVQNFSLFLKDHQFEAAHSFLSIVDKNEVDTLSLISVMKDQGVSKVAISKSLPQGELEHYWYDDDLILQTSKWGIPEPEQGKLADIYELDMVLVPLISFDRSGHRIGYGKGYYDRFLSKIPEVLKVGVSLGPPLDQIPFSGTHDIPLNICITPFSVYYFKK; from the coding sequence ATGATTGACAAGAATACCCTTCGAAAAGTTTATTTGCAGAAAAGACTGGCCTTAAGTTCTACAGAATTTGAGAAGAGGAATAAACTTTTGGTTCAGAATTTCTCACTCTTTCTTAAAGATCATCAGTTTGAGGCTGCTCATTCCTTTCTTTCAATTGTAGATAAGAATGAAGTAGATACTCTATCCTTAATTTCAGTAATGAAAGATCAGGGTGTTTCAAAAGTCGCTATTTCAAAAAGTTTGCCTCAGGGTGAGCTAGAGCACTATTGGTATGATGATGATCTAATATTACAAACCAGTAAATGGGGGATACCAGAACCTGAACAGGGTAAGCTCGCGGATATCTATGAGTTAGATATGGTTCTGGTTCCGCTGATAAGCTTTGACCGATCCGGGCACAGGATAGGTTATGGTAAAGGTTATTATGATCGCTTTTTATCTAAAATCCCAGAAGTATTAAAAGTAGGTGTTTCTCTCGGACCACCTTTAGATCAAATTCCGTTTTCAGGTACACATGACATTCCTTTGAATATTTGTATTACGCCTTTCAGTGTTTATTATTTTAAAAAATAA
- the bshC gene encoding bacillithiol biosynthesis cysteine-adding enzyme BshC, translating into MKVSKVDFAQTNQFSSLFQDYITEKSQLKEFYNLFPRVENFEDQIKQKQFSEESRSVLVDALKEQYQHIGEEPENIELLAEDNTFTVTTGHQLNIFTGPLYFIYKIVTVINTCKDLKHKYPDYNFVPIYWMATEDHDFDEISYFRLNGKKHIWKTEQTGAVGRFNTKELQQILAAVPGMPEFFINAYTKSKNLAEAVRSYVHHLFGEHGIVVVDGDHPKLKAALKPVIREDIFDTAVKPLVDEQSIKLEETGYKTQVYARDINFFYLKDDVRERIEEVDGKYQVLNTEISFGADELNDLIDQNPEYFSPNVILRPLYQELILPNLAYAGGPSEVGYWLQLKTIFDHFKVAFPMLMPRNFALVLTSPIETKMGKVGISIEDLFKPKSKLEAELVTKSTDKDIQLNGQKDAILEWFDKIKAQAQAIDPTLSQHVEAQQTKTANRLDIIEKKFIRAEKKNQSDRMRQLSAVFDEIFPNATPQERIDNFLNFYMVNPDFVNELIAYLEPLDFRFNIVHHD; encoded by the coding sequence ATGAAAGTATCTAAAGTTGACTTTGCTCAGACTAATCAATTCTCATCTCTATTTCAAGATTACATTACAGAGAAAAGTCAACTTAAAGAATTCTACAATCTCTTTCCAAGGGTAGAAAACTTTGAAGATCAAATCAAGCAGAAGCAGTTTTCTGAGGAGTCTCGATCTGTGTTGGTTGATGCTTTGAAAGAGCAGTACCAACATATTGGGGAGGAGCCAGAAAACATAGAGCTACTGGCCGAGGACAACACGTTTACCGTCACTACTGGCCACCAGCTCAATATATTTACAGGACCACTATATTTTATTTATAAGATCGTAACGGTTATAAACACCTGTAAAGATCTAAAACACAAATACCCAGATTATAATTTTGTGCCTATCTATTGGATGGCTACTGAGGATCATGACTTTGATGAAATCAGTTATTTCCGATTAAATGGTAAAAAGCACATCTGGAAAACAGAACAAACAGGCGCGGTCGGTAGATTTAACACCAAAGAGCTGCAGCAAATCTTGGCTGCGGTGCCAGGAATGCCTGAATTTTTCATCAATGCCTATACAAAAAGTAAAAATTTAGCAGAGGCCGTTAGAAGCTATGTTCATCACCTTTTCGGAGAACATGGAATTGTAGTTGTTGATGGCGACCACCCAAAGTTAAAAGCAGCGCTAAAACCTGTAATCAGAGAAGATATCTTCGATACGGCGGTTAAGCCATTAGTAGATGAGCAGTCAATAAAACTTGAAGAGACGGGATATAAAACGCAGGTTTATGCCAGAGATATTAACTTTTTCTACCTTAAGGACGACGTTCGAGAGAGAATAGAGGAAGTTGATGGTAAATATCAGGTGCTTAATACAGAGATCAGCTTTGGAGCAGATGAGTTGAATGATTTAATCGATCAAAACCCAGAGTATTTTAGTCCTAACGTTATCCTAAGGCCTCTTTATCAGGAATTAATATTGCCGAACTTGGCTTATGCCGGAGGTCCTTCTGAAGTAGGGTATTGGTTGCAGTTAAAAACCATATTCGATCACTTCAAAGTGGCTTTCCCAATGCTAATGCCTCGTAATTTTGCACTGGTATTAACTTCACCCATTGAAACTAAAATGGGAAAGGTGGGCATTTCTATTGAAGATTTGTTCAAACCGAAAAGCAAGCTAGAGGCTGAGCTTGTGACTAAAAGTACCGACAAGGATATACAACTCAATGGACAAAAAGACGCCATTTTAGAATGGTTTGATAAGATTAAAGCGCAGGCTCAAGCCATAGATCCTACATTGAGTCAGCACGTGGAGGCCCAGCAAACCAAAACTGCCAACCGTCTTGATATTATTGAGAAAAAATTCATCAGAGCCGAAAAGAAAAATCAATCGGATAGAATGAGGCAATTGAGCGCCGTGTTTGACGAAATTTTTCCAAACGCAACACCTCAGGAAAGAATAGATAATTTCCTTAATTTTTACATGGTAAATCCCGATTTTGTCAATGAATTAATTGCCTATTTAGAACCGCTGGACTTCAGGTTCAATATTGTGCACCATGATTGA
- the rimO gene encoding 30S ribosomal protein S12 methylthiotransferase RimO: MKTKGRKKDKVNIVTLGCSKNLVDSEVMLTQLRGNKINATHEDKNDDANVVIVNTCGFIDNAKQESIDTILRYADAKEEGLIEKLYVTGCLSQRYKDDLEQEIPQVDAFFGTMELPFLLKKFKADYKQELVGERILTTSNHYAYVKIAEGCDRPCSFCAIPLMRGKHVSKPIEQLVTEAKNLAKNGTKELLLIAQDSTYYGLDIYGKRNLADLLKHLSDVEGIDWIRLHYAFPTGFPMDVMDVMAERSNICNYLDMPLQHGSTRVLKDMRRGTTREKQEALIHAIRERVPNIALRTTLIAGYPGETEAEFEEMYDFVERMRFERLGIFTYSHEENTHAYNFVDDVPDEVKQDRANAVMELQEGISYELNQQRIGQTYKVLVDRMESGKFIGRTEFDSPEVDNEVIIDNKDGHIRLGDFVQVKIEDATEFDLYGSVAKD; this comes from the coding sequence TTGAAAACTAAAGGTAGAAAGAAGGATAAAGTAAACATCGTAACACTGGGTTGCTCCAAAAACCTGGTAGATTCTGAAGTAATGCTTACGCAGCTTCGTGGCAACAAGATTAATGCCACTCATGAAGATAAGAACGATGATGCTAATGTGGTGATTGTGAATACATGTGGATTTATTGATAATGCCAAGCAGGAGTCAATAGATACCATATTAAGATACGCAGATGCAAAGGAAGAAGGGCTTATTGAAAAGCTCTATGTAACTGGCTGTCTTTCTCAGCGCTATAAAGACGATCTGGAGCAGGAAATACCACAGGTAGATGCCTTCTTTGGAACAATGGAGCTTCCTTTTCTACTCAAGAAATTTAAGGCAGATTATAAGCAGGAGTTGGTAGGCGAAAGAATCCTTACTACTTCTAATCATTATGCTTATGTAAAAATAGCCGAGGGTTGTGATAGACCTTGTTCTTTCTGTGCTATTCCATTAATGCGAGGAAAACACGTTTCTAAACCTATTGAACAACTGGTTACTGAAGCGAAGAACCTGGCCAAAAATGGCACTAAGGAGCTTTTACTAATTGCACAGGATTCTACTTACTATGGATTAGATATCTATGGAAAAAGAAATCTGGCCGATCTTCTTAAGCATTTATCAGATGTAGAAGGTATCGACTGGATAAGGTTGCACTATGCTTTCCCTACAGGTTTCCCTATGGATGTTATGGATGTAATGGCCGAGCGTTCTAATATCTGTAATTATTTAGATATGCCTTTGCAGCATGGCTCTACCAGAGTTTTGAAAGATATGCGTAGAGGTACCACTCGTGAAAAGCAAGAGGCACTGATTCATGCCATTAGAGAAAGAGTGCCAAATATAGCATTACGAACTACACTGATAGCCGGTTATCCTGGAGAAACAGAAGCGGAGTTTGAAGAAATGTATGACTTTGTGGAGAGAATGAGATTTGAAAGATTAGGAATCTTCACCTATTCACATGAAGAAAACACCCATGCATATAATTTTGTTGATGATGTACCCGATGAGGTGAAACAAGATAGAGCTAATGCCGTAATGGAATTACAGGAAGGAATTTCCTACGAGCTAAACCAGCAGCGTATTGGCCAGACTTATAAGGTTCTTGTTGATAGAATGGAAAGCGGAAAATTCATAGGCAGAACAGAGTTTGATTCTCCTGAGGTGGATAATGAAGTGATCATAGACAACAAAGACGGACATATAAGGCTAGGTGATTTTGTTCAGGTAAAAATAGAAGATGCCACAGAATTTGATTTATACGGAAGTGTTGCGAAAGATTAA
- a CDS encoding DUF6452 family protein has protein sequence MKYRLIYIVCACAALFTACLDDADCNSEASTNVTIGFFNSENASDTIRVSSLRALGIEDTVFYAPDLYSSLTIPLRTDRDSSVFSFITTYGPSTLTFKYHVGTRLVSEDCGLETVISNLSVKSTGVDSVKVINNILSNASTGNDVKVFN, from the coding sequence ATGAAGTATAGATTAATTTATATAGTTTGTGCCTGTGCTGCTCTATTCACGGCCTGTCTTGACGACGCCGACTGCAATAGCGAAGCCTCCACAAACGTAACCATCGGCTTTTTCAACTCAGAAAATGCTTCTGACACCATCAGAGTTTCATCTTTAAGGGCTCTGGGAATAGAAGACACTGTCTTTTATGCTCCTGATCTGTACTCATCATTAACTATACCTTTACGAACTGATAGAGACAGCAGTGTCTTTTCATTCATCACCACCTACGGACCGTCTACTTTAACATTTAAGTATCATGTAGGCACCAGACTTGTTTCTGAAGATTGCGGACTGGAGACTGTAATCTCTAACTTGAGCGTAAAGTCGACCGGCGTTGACTCAGTGAAGGTTATTAATAATATTTTATCAAATGCCAGCACCGGAAATGATGTTAAAGTATTTAATTAG
- a CDS encoding DUF6048 family protein has translation MPAPEMMLKYLISLVLIATSFCTLAQTKGQVKQKADSLLAELDSSTMYIPTGIRIGTDVISMVKTFSKDNYTELNFYADIDFHKYLFNVEYGQVERSLFNDSAAYHVKGSYFKFGPDINFLYKDPDRSALFFGLRYAFTKFSDDLSYIKNDPTYGLHAARIENDAINAKWFELVGGLKVKIWKTMWLGYTARFKFGVNSFEDEKLIPNTIPGYGRADEKVTWGFNYWLIFRIPVRNSPVPFYPKK, from the coding sequence ATGCCAGCACCGGAAATGATGTTAAAGTATTTAATTAGTTTAGTCCTTATAGCCACATCATTCTGTACCCTTGCCCAAACTAAGGGACAAGTAAAGCAAAAGGCAGATTCTTTACTTGCTGAACTAGATTCCAGCACTATGTACATTCCTACAGGAATTAGGATTGGTACGGACGTTATCAGTATGGTAAAAACCTTCAGTAAGGATAATTACACTGAGCTTAACTTCTACGCTGATATTGATTTCCATAAATATCTATTCAATGTAGAATATGGACAGGTAGAAAGATCATTATTTAATGACAGCGCAGCTTATCATGTAAAAGGATCTTATTTCAAATTCGGTCCGGATATTAACTTCTTATACAAAGATCCGGACAGAAGTGCTCTATTCTTTGGATTAAGATATGCCTTCACTAAATTTTCAGATGACCTTTCTTATATTAAGAACGATCCTACCTACGGACTACACGCAGCAAGAATTGAAAATGATGCAATCAACGCCAAGTGGTTTGAACTAGTAGGCGGTCTTAAAGTAAAAATATGGAAGACTATGTGGCTAGGCTATACCGCCAGATTTAAGTTTGGCGTTAACAGCTTTGAAGATGAAAAGCTCATTCCTAATACCATACCAGGATATGGTAGAGCTGATGAAAAAGTGACCTGGGGATTTAACTACTGGTTGATCTTTAGGATACCGGTAAGGAATTCACCGGTTCCGTTTTATCCGAAAAAGTAA
- the ftsY gene encoding signal recognition particle-docking protein FtsY, which produces MAIFGGLFSKEKKESLDKGLEKSKESFFSKLGKAVVGKSKVDEEVLDELEEILITSDVGVNTTIKIIERIEERVARDKYMGVEELDNILREEIAGLLAENNTEDIQDFGIPTDVKRPYVIMVVGVNGVGKTTTIGKLSAQFKNQGLKVVLGAADTFRAAAVDQIKLWGDRVGVPVVSKGMNTDPSAVAFDAVKQGVDDGADVVIIDTAGRLHTKVNLMNELSKIKRVMQKFIPEAPHEVLLVLDGSTGQNATIQAREFTKATEVTSLAITKLDGTAKGGVVIGISDEFKIPVKYIGVGEKVEDLQVFHKMEFVDSFFKKQ; this is translated from the coding sequence ATGGCAATTTTTGGAGGTTTATTTTCAAAAGAAAAGAAGGAGTCCCTGGATAAGGGGCTTGAAAAGTCTAAGGAGAGCTTTTTCTCTAAATTAGGTAAGGCAGTTGTTGGTAAGTCTAAGGTAGACGAAGAGGTACTTGATGAACTAGAAGAAATATTAATCACCTCTGATGTTGGTGTTAACACCACCATTAAAATTATTGAGCGCATAGAAGAGCGAGTAGCCCGAGATAAGTATATGGGCGTGGAAGAGCTTGATAATATTCTTAGAGAAGAGATAGCAGGCCTTCTAGCTGAAAATAACACTGAAGATATCCAGGATTTTGGTATCCCTACGGATGTAAAAAGACCCTATGTAATTATGGTAGTTGGTGTAAATGGAGTGGGCAAGACCACTACCATTGGAAAGCTTTCTGCACAGTTTAAAAATCAAGGTCTTAAGGTAGTACTGGGAGCGGCAGATACTTTTAGAGCAGCTGCTGTAGATCAGATAAAACTTTGGGGTGATAGAGTAGGAGTGCCTGTAGTTTCGAAAGGTATGAATACTGATCCTTCTGCCGTAGCTTTTGACGCTGTAAAGCAGGGGGTAGATGACGGCGCTGATGTAGTAATCATCGATACAGCCGGTAGACTTCACACTAAAGTTAATCTTATGAACGAGCTTTCTAAGATTAAAAGGGTGATGCAGAAATTTATTCCTGAGGCTCCACATGAAGTATTGCTAGTGCTAGATGGTAGTACTGGTCAGAATGCTACCATTCAAGCTAGAGAATTCACAAAAGCTACAGAAGTTACTTCCTTGGCCATAACCAAACTAGATGGTACTGCCAAAGGTGGTGTGGTGATAGGAATATCTGATGAATTTAAAATACCTGTAAAGTATATAGGTGTAGGCGAAAAAGTAGAAGACCTACAAGTATTTCATAAAATGGAGTTTGTAGACTCTTTCTTCAAGAAGCAATAA
- a CDS encoding DUF4295 domain-containing protein, protein MAKKVVATLQKKEGKNFAKVIRAVRSEKTGAYTFREEMVPVDQVKDTLAKK, encoded by the coding sequence ATGGCTAAGAAAGTAGTTGCAACCCTTCAGAAAAAAGAAGGTAAGAATTTTGCGAAAGTAATTAGAGCGGTAAGATCTGAGAAGACTGGTGCTTATACTTTCAGGGAAGAGATGGTTCCTGTTGATCAGGTAAAAGATACTTTAGCTAAAAAGTAA
- the rpmG gene encoding 50S ribosomal protein L33 gives MAKKGNRVQVILECTEHKETGKPGTSRYITTKNRKNTTERLELKKYNPILKKYTVHKEIK, from the coding sequence ATGGCTAAGAAAGGTAACAGAGTTCAGGTGATTTTAGAGTGTACTGAGCACAAGGAAACTGGTAAACCAGGAACTTCAAGATACATCACTACAAAGAATAGAAAAAACACTACTGAGCGTTTAGAGCTTAAGAAGTATAACCCTATTCTTAAAAAATATACTGTTCACAAAGAAATTAAATAA
- the rpmB gene encoding 50S ribosomal protein L28 yields MSRVCQITGKRPQVGNNVSHANNKTKRRFNPNLQKKRFYIPEEDKWVTLKVSASAIRTINKNGITAVLKKARANGNTLV; encoded by the coding sequence ATGTCAAGAGTTTGCCAGATTACCGGAAAGAGACCTCAGGTGGGAAATAACGTTTCACACGCAAACAATAAAACCAAAAGAAGATTCAATCCAAATCTTCAAAAGAAGAGATTCTATATCCCTGAGGAGGACAAGTGGGTAACTTTAAAGGTATCTGCTTCTGCTATTAGAACCATCAATAAGAATGGTATTACAGCCGTTTTGAAAAAAGCCAGGGCAAACGGTAACACATTGGTTTAA